Below is a window of Lacibacter sp. H407 DNA.
TTGCTCATCAGCACCATCACTATCCACAGCATATAAAGTTGCCATGGTTCCAACAAACACTTCACGGGCTGCAAAAGAAGTAATCAGTGCAATCCCGATTTTCCAATCGTAACCAAGTGGCGCAATTACCGGTTCAATGTATTGACCCATTACGCCGGCGTATGAATTCTGAAGAAGGGCGGTTTGTTTTTCTTTTTCCAGCAACTCTGTTTGATTTGGGTTTGCTGCAATGCGTTGTGCAAATTCTGTATTCACTTTTTCAATTCTGTTGCCCGGTCCGTACGAACTGAGCGCCCACAATAACAAACTGATCACCATGATCACTTTACCGGCATCGAACACAAAGATCTTTGCCTTTTCGATCATTGTAAACAACACGTTCTTATAACGGGGATGACGATAGAGCGGCAACTCAAGAATAAAGAAACTTTTTTCTTTGAGGTTGATAAATCGCTTGGCGACATAAGATACTACCAATGCTATAAGTACACTGAATACATACAGACCCATCATCACCAATCCTTGTAAACTGAGAAAGCCGAGATAATATGTTTTTGGAATCACTAAGGCAATCAGGATGGTGTACACAGGAAGCCGTGCACTGCAACTCATCAATGGTGTAACCAATATTGTAAGCAAGCGCTCCTTTTGATTTTCGATATTCCGCACACTCATGATGGCAGGTACAGCACACGCAAATCCGCTGATCATGGGCATCACACTCTTTCCGTTCAATCCCACTTTTCGCATGATCTTATCCGTTAGGAAACCGATCCTTGCCATATATCCTGTTTCTTCGAGTATAGTGATCAAGCCAAACAGGATCATGATCTGTGGTACAAATACAAAGATGCCGCTGAGTCCGGCCAATACACCATTCAGAAAGATGTCAGTAAAAACATTTTCGGGCAACCAGCTGCTGAACCAGTTCGATGCTTTCAAAAAGAAAAGCTCGATCATGTCCATGGGATATTGCGCCAACCAGAAAATACTTTGAAACAACAGGAACAGCACAAACAACAAAATGGCGTAACCCCAGGTACGATGGAGCAACACCCGATCAAGCTTTTCAGCGATCAGTTGTTTTTTTACCGGCGATTTTTCGGAGATCGTTGTTTGTACAATTTGCTTGATGCGTTGATAACGCTGCATGATTTCTTCTGCCTGCAAACGGGTGTGCTGTACTTTATTCTTCACCTCTATCTGTTCGATCTGCTCCTGCATTGCATCACTCAATAAAAACGATTCGTGATTGATAAGATGATGAATGGCTGCATAATCGCTGAGGTGAGGTAACAATTCTTTTACTTCTGTTACCGCATCTGTCGCAAGTGCTTTATTGGGAATAAAATCGAAGGCCGGTGGCCGGTAGCGTTGCAATGCAGTTGCTTCAATCGCTTTCTTTAATGCATCGATGCCTTTGTTTTTACGGGGGTTCACCGGAACAACAGGAATACCCAGCTCACGTTCAAGCGATTTAATGTCGATGATGATGTCTTTCTTTCTGGCCACATCCATCATGGTGAGCGCCAGCACTGCCGGGATTTTTAAGTCGATGATCTGCGAAACAAAAAGAAGGTTCCTTTTTAAGGTGCTGGCATCGGCCACTATAACAACTACATCTGCTTTAACGTCTTTATCCTGGTTCATCAACACCCTATAGCTTACCCATTCATCTGCTCTTCTTGGATAGAGACTGTACGAGCCCGGAAGATCGATCAGCTCTGCTTTGATTCCATCAGCAACAGAAAACCCACCTGTTTTTTTATCAACCGTAACTCCGGGAAAGTTACCTACTTTCTGATTTAAACCGGTTAGTGTGTTAAATAAGGAGGTTTTGCCGCTGTTAGGATTTCCAACTAATGCAATATGAATGTTGTTTGTGGCCATGTAAGGAAGTGCAAATGTAGGAGCAAATTTTTTGGGTGATTTACGAAGTTTGGAAACATTCCAGTTTAAACGACCCATTTCCGGAGCTGACATTGCCAATCATCTTTTAAATTTCTGTTTCTAATGTCAGGATAGCTTTCATCTGTTTAACTTTGACAAAATCACAGAAGTACATTACATGAAAAACGTTTTCTCTTTTCTTCTTCTCGTTTGTTTATTTTTCTCAGCATCCGCACAAAAGGTCAGCAAAACAGATCGTGTTACATTGGAAAACCTGAAAGGGCACGTAAGCTATCTTGCCAGCGATCAACTGGAAGGCAGGCGAACCGGAACAAAAGGCGAAGAGCTCGCCAGTAAATATATCAGTGAGCAATTTCAAAAGAACGGGTTGGAGCCAAAGGGAGAAAATGGATTCCTGCAGACGTTTGAGATCAATGAGGGAAAACAGGTAATGCCTTCTTCGTTCTTCATCATCGATGGTGAACATTTAAAACTTGAGAAAGATTACTTTCCCTTTAGCTGGAGTAAGAATGGAACTGTTGAAGCGGTGGCAGCGGCAGCTTTGCACGAAGGTGGTGGTGCGTGGTTTTGGGATATCAAAGAACTGTTACAGGATAATGCAAACAATCCGCATTTTGATTTGATCAATGCGATCCGGGAAAAAGAAAAGGATGCTGCACAGAAAGGAGCCATCGCATTGATTCTTTACAACAGCGGAGCAAAAGAGGCTGTGGTAAAATATGATGGAAAAGATCGGTCTGTATTATCATCCATTCCCGTTATCTGGTTAGAAAAAAAATGGGCCACAAAAATTGCTGCCGAACCATCGCACATGATGGATATTAATATCAAGATTGAACAAGGGGAGAAGATCCGGAAAGGGTACAATGTTGTAGGCTTTATCAATAATAACGCTGCCAATACAGTTATTCTGGGTGCTCACTATGATCATCTTGGATATGGAGAAGACAATAACTCCCGTCATACAGGACAGGTATCTATTCATAATGGAGCCGATGATAATGCAAGCGGCACTGCAGCTTTGATCGAGTTGAGTCGGTTATTAAAACTTGAAGGAAATAAAACAAGCAATTATCTGTTTATTGCATTCAGCGGTGAAGAGCTTGGTTTATTTGGTTCAAAATATTTTACAGAGCATCCAACAGTTCCACTTACATCAGCGAACTATATGATCAATATGGATATGGTGGGGCGTTTTAGTGATACAGCCAAATCAATTACCATTGGTGGTATTGGCACATCACCTTCATGGGGTGAATTGATCAAAGAAAAAAAGCCCGTATTCAATATTAAAATTGACAGCAGCGGAACAGGCCCAAGCGATCATACCTCATTTTACCGGAAAGATATGCCGGTGTTATTTTTCTTTACAGGCTTGCATACCGATTACCATAAGCCAAGTGATGATTTTGATAAGATCAATTACAATGGTCAACTGCTTGTTGTAAAATATATAACACGACTTGTGGCACGCAGCAGCAAAGAACCGAAGCTGGCATTTACAAAAACAAAAGAACAACAAACTACTACTTCAGCAAGATTTACTGTGAGTATGGGAATCATGCCCGATTATACGTTCAGTGGTGGCGGCGTAAAAGTTGATGGCGTTAGTGAAGGTCGTGCTGCACAAAAAGCCGGCGTAAAAACAGGCGATGTAGTTACAAAACTGGGCGAGTTTACGATTACTTCAATGGAAAGCTATATGCAGGCGTTGAGTAAATTCAAGAAAGGGGATGCAACAAAAGTGAAAGTAAAACGTGGCGCAGAAGAACTGGAATTTGATATTAATTTCTGATGTCGAAACTGAAAATCGATAATGAACTGTTGGCAGAAGAGTTTTTTGAAAAAACGCTTTTGCTGGGTGTCATGGCTCCCATGAACAGTCATCAGTTTGTATGGCAGGTAAACCAATCGATGCGTTTCGATTTTCGAATTAACGATGAGATCGAAATTCAGCTCAGCAAAAAGAAACGGCAATATTTTTTTTCGGTGTATGAATACAGAGAGCCAAACATGGCCCTTGAATATTATCTCTACAAAAATCAATTTGATGGAGAGTATCTTTTACCGGAGTTCAAACACCTGGATTATTTGTGGCTCACTAAAGGGGATCTGCCCGGTAAAGAAGATGAAAGTAAATTAGTGAACGATATCCGCAATATTCCCGGCGTTCAGTTAGTAGTAGAGTTGACCAATGAAAAGATCAAGCACAAACAACACCTTATTTTCTAACAATAAAAGCAAGTGATATGTGGACAGAAACAGACAATAAGCTTTATCGGAAATTCGAGTTCAATAATTTTTCAGAAGCGTTTGCTTTTATGACAAGGGTTGCTATTGAAGCAGAAAAAATGAATCATCATCCGTTGTGGACGAATGTGTGGAACAAAGTTGAGATCTGGTTGAGCACACATGATGCCGGTGATATAGTTACCGAGAAAGATAAAAAGCTCGCCGAACGTATCGACAAGCTTTTATAAATTCGTCTAACGGCCTTGTCGGACGATTAAAAGTTTTTTATTTAATAAACTGAAACCATTGCTGAAAAAGTGGTCCTACCACCGGCAATGGTTTTTCTTCGCCATTAATTGCGGCCAATAAGCCAAGTACCCAAAGCACTACGAGTAAGATCCAGACGATGGGTGAAAGAAAGCCGATAAATGCAAACCCCCAAAAGAGCATTCGAAACAAAATTGAGCAGGCTACACCTAATACAAACAAGCCAAAACTTTGTCTTAAATGAAAAGTTGCCAATGAGCTTTTAGGATTGAGACTTCCAAAAGAAACAAAAGCAATGATCCAGCCGATGATGGTAAGATAGCTTACCCAGGCAATCGTTTTTGCATCCATAATAATTGGTTTAAGTTGATTACAGACAACTAATATAATCACCAATCATTTCTATTGCAATACATCAGACCAAAACCTGAATAACCTTTTCAGCTTTGGGGATTAAACGACCGATTGGTTCAGTAAACGCAGCTAAACCGTTATCAATAAGAAGTTGTTGAACAGTGGCCAATTCGTTCTCCTTTACAGCGATCAGCAAGCCACCATTTGTTTGTGGATCGGGCAACAGGTTAAACGCTTCCATCACATTTACACCTGTACCAAAACCAACTTTTGTACTATAGCTGTTCCAGTTTCGGTAGGTTGCATCAGGAACAATGCGTTGCGCCAAATATTCTTTTGCGGGAGCAAGAAATGGAATTTGTGCATACTGTAGCTCAGCAGATACATTACTTCCTTCCGCCATTTCAATCAAATGACCCAGCAATCCAAAACCGGTTACATCTGTCATCGCTGTTACTGCTGATGATTTACCAAGCAGCTCACCTACTTTGTTCAATTGCATCATTTGTGTAGCGGCGATTCCAATATGTTCTTCTTTCAACACATTTCGTTTTTCAGCTGTGCTTAAAATGCCCACACCAATTGGTTTGGTTAAGAGAAGATGATCTCCTTCACCAGCCGTATTGTTTTGTTTGAGATTCGTGTTGACAACTATTCCAGTCACCGCTAAACCAAAGAACGGTTCGGGCGAATCAATGCTATGCCCACCAGCTAATGGAATACCTGCTTCATTACAGGTTGTTCGTGCACCATCCAACACCTTTTGTGCCAATGAGGCGGGTAATTTTTCAACAGGCCATCCTAAAATAGCAATGGCAAGTATTGGTTTTCCTCCCATGGCATATACATCGCTGATGGCATTAGCTGCAGCAATACGTCCAAAGTTGAAGGCATCATCCACAATGGGAGTAAAAAAATCTGTAGTAGATATCATGGCTGTTCCATTACCAAGATCGTACACAGCAGCATCGTCTTTACTGCTGTTACCAACTAATAGATTGGGATCGCTGATCGTTGTTAAACCCGATTGAAGTATTTGTTCCAATACGGCAGGTGCAATTTTGCAACCACAACCGGCACCGTGGGAAAACTGAGTAAGCTTGATGGTTTCTGTAAGCATCTGCAAATGTAAACAAGGAATGCTTACTTGCGGCGTATCTGCACTGCAGCACTCTTCTTTGTATCGGATGTAAAACGCACTTCAAAGCGTTTGTCTCCATCTCTTACAATTAACACACCTGTGTTGGGTGGAACTGTTCCTTGGTTTTCTGCAAACAGTGTAAGCACAATACCATTGTTGCCCGATGGGATGGCGATTATTTGTTTCAATCCGGTGGCTGTTAATGCAACTTTATTTAACAGAACGGAATTGTTGGAAAAAACAGACACACTGTCGCCGTCAATCAAACCATCATCATACAGTTCAATAAAGATGGAATCAGAAGATGTTTCAATTATCTGTACAATATTCTTTAAACGTGAAGCAAGTTTCATCGAATCTTCATTGAGCGGCCTTGTTTTTTTTGTTTCATCCGTTGACTCAATTACTTTTTTCTGTTCCAGTATTTTTATCAGTCCTGATTTAGATGGGTCTTCTTCTTTTTGCAAAAACGTTTTTCCTTCTTCTACAAACAATTGTGTGGTTCGTTTATTGGCTTGTTTCCATTCGCCTGTTACTTCCTGTTGACCGGCATTTAAAAAAAGAATATGACTTTGCAATACACCACCATCACCCGGAGGATTTTGATAGATCGTTTTCTTTTCTGTTACTACAAAATAATCATCGAACACATTGCCGGTTACTTCGCAAACGGCGTAGTACTGACCATCAATTAATGTGGAATACGAATAACCGGTTAGTTTGTTACCGTCCTGGAAAAGTAACAGTTCATATTTGTAAGAAGCTGATTGTTGTAATGGATGATTGCTTGTAAACCTGCCACGCCACAGTCCTGCTACCGATTGAGCAGAGGAGATTAATGTACTAAAGAGAAAGCAAACCAGCAGTATCCTTTTCATAGTACAAAGAAAACAATTCAACTTGAATCAGAATTGTTATTCTTTTCGTCGAATAACGATCGATGAACTTTTGTTAAGTGTTGAACTGAAGTTTACCTGGTAACGCTGATCGTTGGTGGTGAGAACGAGTAAACCGGTATTTGGCGGAATAGATCCGAGGTTTTCAGCGAAGAGTGTAAGTTGTACAACCTCACCCGGTCTGATGGCAATTGTGTGTTTAAAGGCCTGTGCCCTTAAACCAACTTTAGCAAGCACCATTTCATTATTCAGGAACACACTTACTGTATCACCATCAATTTCACCATTATCATACAATGACAATACAACACTATCGCCTGTTACTTCCAATGCTTCAATAATTTCAGTTGTACGTTTAATGATCATTGGATTATTGATCACCGGTGGCTTGCCGGAAGCAACCGGTTGATTATTCTTATCTTCTTTCGTGATTTGTCCGATCGATGTAATACCTGCTTCTGTTTGCTGTTGTTGAACAGGAGGGTTTGTTACAACAGGAGTTACAGGTTTTGTTTCAGGTTTGTTGGCAGCAGTTGTTGTTGGTTGTTGCTTTGGTTGATTGACTGCAACGGATGTATTATTTTTTACCGAATCTTTTGATGGTACAGTGGTTGGTTTGTTCGGTGTGTTAGTAACCGGTCTGCTATTGTTTGAAGGTTGATTGGTTTGTTGTTTGGGCTGGTTAACAGCTACATCTGTTTTTTGTACGTTGCTCTTTTGTTGATTAGCAGCTGCAGTAGTATTGCTTTGTATTGAATCTTTTGACTGTACAGTTGTTGGTTTACCCGTTGTGTTAGCAGCGGGTTGATTATTGTTTGCTGGTTGATTGGTTTGTTGCTTTGGTTTATTAACTGCTAGATCTGTTTTCTGTATGTTTGATTGCTGTTGAACACTTGTTGTGTTAGGAGAAGTTTGAATCGAATCTTTTTTTGCAACAGGTTTACCTGCTGTA
It encodes the following:
- a CDS encoding IPExxxVDY family protein, whose protein sequence is MSKLKIDNELLAEEFFEKTLLLGVMAPMNSHQFVWQVNQSMRFDFRINDEIEIQLSKKKRQYFFSVYEYREPNMALEYYLYKNQFDGEYLLPEFKHLDYLWLTKGDLPGKEDESKLVNDIRNIPGVQLVVELTNEKIKHKQHLIF
- the feoB gene encoding ferrous iron transport protein B, whose product is MSAPEMGRLNWNVSKLRKSPKKFAPTFALPYMATNNIHIALVGNPNSGKTSLFNTLTGLNQKVGNFPGVTVDKKTGGFSVADGIKAELIDLPGSYSLYPRRADEWVSYRVLMNQDKDVKADVVVIVADASTLKRNLLFVSQIIDLKIPAVLALTMMDVARKKDIIIDIKSLERELGIPVVPVNPRKNKGIDALKKAIEATALQRYRPPAFDFIPNKALATDAVTEVKELLPHLSDYAAIHHLINHESFLLSDAMQEQIEQIEVKNKVQHTRLQAEEIMQRYQRIKQIVQTTISEKSPVKKQLIAEKLDRVLLHRTWGYAILLFVLFLLFQSIFWLAQYPMDMIELFFLKASNWFSSWLPENVFTDIFLNGVLAGLSGIFVFVPQIMILFGLITILEETGYMARIGFLTDKIMRKVGLNGKSVMPMISGFACAVPAIMSVRNIENQKERLLTILVTPLMSCSARLPVYTILIALVIPKTYYLGFLSLQGLVMMGLYVFSVLIALVVSYVAKRFINLKEKSFFILELPLYRHPRYKNVLFTMIEKAKIFVFDAGKVIMVISLLLWALSSYGPGNRIEKVNTEFAQRIAANPNQTELLEKEKQTALLQNSYAGVMGQYIEPVIAPLGYDWKIGIALITSFAAREVFVGTMATLYAVDSDGADEQTLRQKMGAAVKADGTKVYSLATGVSLMIFYMLAMQCMSTLAVVKRETKGWKWPMIQLAYMTALAYFISLLAYQLLK
- a CDS encoding M28 family peptidase encodes the protein MKNVFSFLLLVCLFFSASAQKVSKTDRVTLENLKGHVSYLASDQLEGRRTGTKGEELASKYISEQFQKNGLEPKGENGFLQTFEINEGKQVMPSSFFIIDGEHLKLEKDYFPFSWSKNGTVEAVAAAALHEGGGAWFWDIKELLQDNANNPHFDLINAIREKEKDAAQKGAIALILYNSGAKEAVVKYDGKDRSVLSSIPVIWLEKKWATKIAAEPSHMMDINIKIEQGEKIRKGYNVVGFINNNAANTVILGAHYDHLGYGEDNNSRHTGQVSIHNGADDNASGTAALIELSRLLKLEGNKTSNYLFIAFSGEELGLFGSKYFTEHPTVPLTSANYMINMDMVGRFSDTAKSITIGGIGTSPSWGELIKEKKPVFNIKIDSSGTGPSDHTSFYRKDMPVLFFFTGLHTDYHKPSDDFDKINYNGQLLVVKYITRLVARSSKEPKLAFTKTKEQQTTTSARFTVSMGIMPDYTFSGGGVKVDGVSEGRAAQKAGVKTGDVVTKLGEFTITSMESYMQALSKFKKGDATKVKVKRGAEELEFDINF
- a CDS encoding 4a-hydroxytetrahydrobiopterin dehydratase — its product is MWTETDNKLYRKFEFNNFSEAFAFMTRVAIEAEKMNHHPLWTNVWNKVEIWLSTHDAGDIVTEKDKKLAERIDKLL
- the selD gene encoding selenide, water dikinase SelD, with translation MLTETIKLTQFSHGAGCGCKIAPAVLEQILQSGLTTISDPNLLVGNSSKDDAAVYDLGNGTAMISTTDFFTPIVDDAFNFGRIAAANAISDVYAMGGKPILAIAILGWPVEKLPASLAQKVLDGARTTCNEAGIPLAGGHSIDSPEPFFGLAVTGIVVNTNLKQNNTAGEGDHLLLTKPIGVGILSTAEKRNVLKEEHIGIAATQMMQLNKVGELLGKSSAVTAMTDVTGFGLLGHLIEMAEGSNVSAELQYAQIPFLAPAKEYLAQRIVPDATYRNWNSYSTKVGFGTGVNVMEAFNLLPDPQTNGGLLIAVKENELATVQQLLIDNGLAAFTEPIGRLIPKAEKVIQVLV